One Acanthochromis polyacanthus isolate Apoly-LR-REF ecotype Palm Island chromosome 6, KAUST_Apoly_ChrSc, whole genome shotgun sequence DNA segment encodes these proteins:
- the acvrl1 gene encoding serine/threonine-protein kinase receptor R3, whose amino-acid sequence MASSALLTVVLAGVFPWISAVHADTIDDGKQLCTCVNEKNTCDNGTCRGDYCFYTWVQGREEWGCFSKHNYRENCYTKMDHFYVYCCQQEKCNAFATLPPNIDGPTTAPPSAPGPEVWISLSLLLLFIITSVCGLVLYLRFRCAPCKLKEPEEREAAMLKVPSGDDPTYGDIFDEFCTSGSGTGLPYLVQRTMARQISLIECVGKGRYGEVWRGTWMGESVAVKIFSSRDEQSWFRETEIYNTVQLRHDNILGFIASDMTSKNSSTQLWLVTHYHEMGSLYDFLQYSSLEPESCLRMCLSVACGLVHLHTEIVSSQEKPAIAHRDLKSRNILVKRNGQCCIADLGLAVIHSQSHDYLDVGNNPRVGTKRYMAPEVLDETIRVDTFESYKQTDIWALGLVFWEITRRTIVNGIVEEYRPPFFDLVPSDPSFEEMKKVVCVDQQRPSLHNRLHSHPILSAIVKLMKECWYQNPSARLTALRVKKTLSKLDQDSDFSIEKLKRDIL is encoded by the exons ATGGCaagctctgctctgctcacagTGGTGCTCGCTGGAGTTTTTCCGTGGATTTCCGCTGTCCATGCAG ACACCATAGACGATGGGAAGCAGCTGTGTACATGTGTCAATGAGAAAAACACTTGTGACAATGGAACTTGCAGAGGAGACTACTGTTTCTATACGTGGGTGCAGGGCAGAGAGGAGTGGGGCTGTTTCAGCAAACATAACTACAGAGAGAACTGTTATACCAAAATGGACCACTTCTACGTCTACTGCTGTCAACAGGAGAAATGCAACGCTTTCGCCACACTTCCTCCCAACATTG ATGGGCCGACAACAGCACCTCCATCAGCTCCAGGTCCAGAGGTGTGGATCAGTCTGTCTTTGCTGCTCTTATTCATCATCACCAGTGTCTGTGGTCTGGTGCTATACCTGCGTTTCCGATGTGCACCTTGCAAACTGAAAGAGCCTGAAGAACGTGAGGCTGCTATGCTCAAAGTCCCCAGTGGCGATGACCCCACATACGGC GATATCTTTGATGAGTTTTGTACTTCAGGAAGTGGAACAGGACTTCCATATCTGGTCCAAAGGACTATGGCCAGACAAATTTCACTTATTGAGTGTGTCG GTAAAGGCAGATATGGGGAGGTGTGGAGGGGGACGTGGATGGGGGAGAGCGTAGCTGTCAAGATCTTCTCCTCCAGAGACGAGCAGTCCTGgttcagagagacagagatataTAACACTGTACAGCTGCGACATGACAACATCCTGG GTTTCATAGCCTCTGACATGACATCCAAGAATTCTAGCACCCAGCTGTGGCTCGTCACCCACTACCATGAGATGGGTTCGCTGTATGATTTCCTGCAGTACAGCAGCTTGGAGCCAGAGAGCTGCCTGAGGATGTGCCTGTCTGTGGCCTGTGGCCTGGTCCACCTCCACACCGAGATTGTCAGCTCTCAAGAAAAGCCAGCAATCGCCCACAGGGACCTAAAAAGCCGAAACATCCTGGTAAAACGGAATGGGCAGTGCTGCATCGCTGATCTAG GTCTGGCTGTGATACACTCTCAGTCCCACGACTACCTGGATGTGGGCAACAACCCTCGTGTGGGGACCAAGCGATACATGGCCCCCGAGGTGCTGGACGAGACTATTCGTGTGGACACCTTTGAGTCCTATAAGCAAACTGACATCTGGGCTTTGGGCCTGGTCTTCTGGGAAATTACTCGCAGGACCATTGTCAATG ggattGTAGAGGAGTACCGCCCTCCCTTCTTTGACCTGGTGCCGTCAGATCCCAGCTTTGAGGAGATGAAGAAGGTGGTTTGTGTGGACCAGCAGAGGCCCAGTCTGCACAACAGACTCCACTCCCATCCT ATCCTGTCGGCCATCGTAAAGCTCATGAAGGAGTGTTGGTACCAGAACCCATCTGCCCGCCTCACGGCTTTGAGGGTGAAGAAGACTCTTTCCAAACTGGACCAGGACAGCGACTTCAGCATCGAGAAACTCAAGCGGGACATATTATAG